A region of Piscinibacter gummiphilus DNA encodes the following proteins:
- a CDS encoding GNAT family N-acetyltransferase has product MPDTAPDVIHNAHEQRFESTIDGHLNVADYVLSNGTLVMTHTAVHPSLRGRGVAAALVERALEFARAEGLKVDPVCSYVQGYLQRHPESRGLVA; this is encoded by the coding sequence ATGCCAGACACCGCACCCGACGTCATCCACAACGCCCACGAACAACGCTTCGAGTCCACCATCGACGGCCACCTGAACGTGGCCGACTACGTGCTCTCCAACGGCACCCTCGTGATGACCCACACGGCGGTGCACCCGTCGCTGCGGGGCCGTGGCGTCGCCGCCGCCCTCGTCGAACGCGCCCTCGAATTCGCGCGCGCCGAGGGGCTCAAGGTCGACCCGGTGTGCTCGTACGTGCAGGGCTACCTGCAGCGGCACCCCGAGTCCCGCGGCCTCGTCGCCTGA
- a CDS encoding prolyl oligopeptidase family serine peptidase, which yields MTTSPAAPTPTAPDADPLLWLEDVSGDAALDWVRGQNQLSQAELTARPEYAPTRAQLLEVLNARDRIPYVVRRGPWLYNLWQDDVHKRGLWRRTTLAQYKLAAPDWETVLDLDALATSENENWVWGGAACLGPDYRRCLILLSRGGADAKVIREFDAVEKRFVDGGFFLPEAKSDVDWIDEDTLYVGTDFGPGSLTDSGYPRVIKRWRRGTPLADAVTVFEGEARDVAVGVSVDKTPGHERTLFSRATDFYNQKYFLLDGDRLVPLDIPSDASPSFLRDTMLLGLRSEFQGFPSGALLHTDAAAYLRGERRLQAMFTPSATRSLSGYAFTRDHVVLNVMDNVASRLELFRKDGATFTGRPIEAPFPGSLGVSPLHDPLLPSDDLAESYLLTYTDFLTPDSLYLGSTRDDRREPLKSRTALFDSGGQRVEQRFATSRDGTHVPYFVVWPEGAQADGTNPTLLYGYGGFEISLKPWYSGGFGRAWYRRGGVLVVANIRGGGEFGPAWHQAAVKEHKQRSYDDFIAVAEDLVETGVTSPAQLGIMGGSNGGLLVGATFVQRPDLFNAVVCQVPLLDMRRYHTLLAGASWMAEYGNPDVEAEWSFISKYSPYQNVKAGVTYPKVLFTTSTRDDRVHPAHARKMAARMMAQGHPVLYYENIEGGHGGAADNEQRAHLQALEFSYLWQQLGRRVSEK from the coding sequence ATGACGACCTCGCCCGCCGCTCCCACCCCCACCGCCCCCGACGCCGATCCCCTGCTGTGGCTGGAGGACGTGTCGGGTGACGCCGCCCTCGACTGGGTCCGCGGACAGAACCAGCTCTCGCAGGCCGAGCTCACCGCGCGGCCCGAGTACGCCCCCACGCGTGCTCAACTGCTCGAGGTGCTCAACGCACGCGACCGCATCCCGTACGTGGTGCGCCGCGGCCCGTGGCTCTACAACCTGTGGCAGGACGACGTCCACAAACGCGGCCTCTGGCGCCGCACCACGCTCGCCCAGTACAAGCTGGCGGCGCCCGACTGGGAGACCGTGCTCGACCTCGACGCCCTCGCCACGTCCGAGAACGAGAACTGGGTCTGGGGCGGCGCCGCGTGCCTCGGGCCCGACTACCGCCGCTGCCTGATCCTGCTGTCGCGCGGCGGTGCCGACGCCAAGGTCATCCGCGAGTTCGACGCGGTCGAGAAGCGCTTCGTCGACGGCGGCTTCTTCCTGCCCGAGGCCAAGTCCGATGTGGACTGGATCGACGAGGACACGCTCTACGTCGGCACCGACTTCGGCCCGGGCTCGCTCACCGACTCCGGCTACCCGCGGGTCATCAAGCGCTGGCGCCGCGGCACGCCGCTCGCGGACGCCGTCACCGTGTTCGAGGGCGAGGCCCGGGACGTGGCCGTGGGCGTGTCCGTCGACAAGACGCCGGGCCACGAGCGCACGCTCTTCAGCCGCGCCACCGACTTCTACAACCAGAAGTACTTCCTGCTCGACGGCGACCGCCTCGTGCCGCTCGACATCCCGAGCGACGCGTCGCCCAGTTTCCTGCGCGACACGATGCTGCTGGGCCTGCGCTCCGAGTTCCAGGGCTTCCCGAGCGGCGCGCTGCTGCACACCGACGCGGCCGCCTACCTGCGCGGCGAACGCCGGCTGCAGGCGATGTTCACGCCCAGCGCCACCCGCTCGCTGTCGGGCTACGCGTTCACGCGCGACCACGTGGTGCTCAACGTGATGGACAACGTCGCGAGCCGCCTCGAACTGTTCCGCAAGGACGGCGCCACCTTCACGGGCCGCCCCATCGAGGCCCCCTTCCCCGGCAGCCTGGGCGTGAGCCCGCTGCACGACCCGCTGCTGCCGTCCGACGACCTCGCCGAGAGCTACCTGCTCACGTACACCGACTTCCTGACGCCCGACTCGCTCTACCTCGGCAGCACGCGCGACGACCGGCGCGAGCCGCTGAAGTCGCGCACGGCGCTGTTCGACTCCGGCGGCCAGCGCGTGGAGCAGCGCTTCGCCACGTCCAGGGACGGCACCCATGTGCCGTACTTCGTGGTGTGGCCCGAGGGCGCGCAGGCCGACGGCACCAACCCCACGCTGCTCTACGGCTACGGCGGCTTCGAGATCTCGCTCAAGCCCTGGTACTCGGGCGGCTTCGGCCGGGCGTGGTACCGCCGCGGCGGCGTGCTGGTCGTCGCCAACATCCGCGGCGGCGGCGAGTTCGGCCCGGCGTGGCACCAGGCCGCGGTGAAGGAGCACAAGCAACGCAGCTACGACGACTTCATCGCGGTGGCGGAAGACCTCGTCGAGACCGGCGTCACTTCGCCCGCGCAGCTCGGCATCATGGGCGGCAGCAACGGCGGCCTGCTCGTGGGCGCCACGTTCGTGCAGCGGCCCGATCTGTTCAACGCGGTGGTGTGCCAGGTGCCGCTGCTCGACATGCGCCGCTACCACACGCTGCTCGCGGGGGCGTCGTGGATGGCCGAGTACGGGAACCCCGACGTGGAAGCCGAATGGTCCTTCATCTCGAAGTACAGCCCGTACCAGAACGTCAAGGCGGGCGTCACGTACCCGAAGGTGCTTTTCACCACGTCCACGCGCGACGACCGCGTGCACCCCGCCCACGCCCGCAAGATGGCCGCCCGCATGATGGCGCAGGGACACCCGGTGCTGTACTACGAGAACATCGAGGGCGGCCACGGCGGCGCGGCCGACAACGAGCAGCGGGCCCACCTGCAGGCGCTCGAGTTCAGCTACCTCTGGCAGCAGCTCGGCCGACGCGTCAGCGAAAAGTGA